In one window of Paenarthrobacter nicotinovorans DNA:
- a CDS encoding peptide ABC transporter substrate-binding protein: MRFSRTSKALGVAAVIALAMTGCGGGGNNDSGASGGNPNKVIIADGSEPQRPLMPADINEVGGGKIATLIFSGLVSYDPSGKPVNELAESIEAPDAQNFTIKIKKDQKFTNGDAITAKTFVDSWNYGAAAKNAQLSATFFESIKGYDETSAKGSTVDTMSGLKVVDDTTFTVELKQPESDWPLRLGYTAFMPVPAAALADPKTYGEKPVGNGPYKMAENGWQHNVQIQLVPNADYNGPRKAKNGGVTFKIFQNDDAAYQDLLGNNLDILQTIPTSALANFKTDLGDRFIEKPYAGNQTIAIPEYLPEWSGEAGKLRRQAISMAMNREEITKVIFSGGRQPAKDFTAPVLDGYSDSIPGSDNLKFDAAKAKDLWAKADAIQKWDPNTVFTIAYNADKGGHKAWVEAVTNQLKNNLGIKAEGLPFATFKEARDLATSGKLTGSIRAGWQADYPSLYNFLGPIYKTGAGSNDARYENPAFDKAISDGLSAPSVAEGNKAMNKAQEILLQDLPAIPLWYQVSQGGWSTGVSNVDYGWDGVPLYYNITGK; the protein is encoded by the coding sequence ATGCGTTTCTCGCGCACTTCCAAAGCTCTAGGCGTAGCGGCGGTCATCGCCCTCGCAATGACCGGTTGCGGCGGCGGCGGCAACAACGACTCCGGCGCATCCGGCGGTAACCCCAACAAGGTCATCATCGCTGACGGTTCAGAACCGCAGCGGCCGCTGATGCCGGCAGATATCAACGAGGTCGGCGGCGGAAAGATCGCAACGCTGATCTTCTCCGGGCTCGTTAGCTACGACCCCTCCGGCAAGCCGGTCAATGAACTGGCCGAGTCCATTGAGGCACCTGACGCGCAGAACTTCACCATCAAGATCAAGAAGGATCAGAAGTTCACCAACGGCGACGCCATCACGGCCAAGACGTTTGTTGACTCCTGGAACTATGGTGCAGCAGCGAAGAACGCTCAGCTGAGCGCAACCTTCTTCGAAAGCATCAAGGGCTACGACGAAACCAGTGCCAAGGGTTCCACCGTCGACACCATGTCCGGCTTGAAAGTTGTGGATGACACCACCTTCACGGTCGAACTCAAGCAGCCTGAGTCGGACTGGCCGTTGCGACTCGGCTACACCGCCTTCATGCCGGTCCCTGCCGCAGCACTCGCGGACCCGAAGACGTATGGCGAGAAGCCGGTAGGCAACGGTCCGTACAAGATGGCTGAGAACGGTTGGCAGCACAACGTGCAGATCCAGCTCGTTCCGAACGCCGACTACAACGGTCCCCGTAAGGCAAAGAACGGTGGCGTGACGTTCAAGATCTTCCAGAACGATGACGCCGCCTACCAGGATCTCCTGGGCAACAACCTGGACATCCTCCAGACGATCCCCACGAGCGCCCTCGCGAACTTCAAGACCGACCTCGGCGATCGCTTCATCGAGAAGCCGTACGCCGGTAACCAGACCATCGCCATTCCCGAGTACCTCCCCGAGTGGAGCGGAGAAGCGGGCAAGCTGCGCCGTCAGGCAATCTCCATGGCCATGAACCGTGAAGAGATCACCAAGGTGATCTTCAGCGGTGGCCGTCAGCCCGCCAAGGACTTCACGGCACCGGTTCTGGACGGCTACAGCGACAGCATCCCGGGCTCCGACAACCTCAAGTTCGATGCTGCCAAGGCCAAGGATCTGTGGGCCAAGGCCGACGCCATTCAGAAGTGGGACCCGAACACGGTCTTCACCATTGCGTACAACGCTGACAAGGGCGGCCACAAGGCTTGGGTTGAGGCTGTTACCAACCAGCTGAAGAACAACCTTGGTATCAAGGCTGAGGGTCTTCCGTTCGCTACCTTCAAGGAAGCCCGCGACCTTGCAACGTCCGGTAAGTTGACCGGTTCGATCCGTGCAGGTTGGCAGGCAGACTACCCGTCGCTGTACAACTTCCTGGGACCGATCTACAAGACCGGCGCAGGCTCGAACGATGCCCGCTACGAGAACCCCGCCTTTGACAAGGCCATCTCTGACGGTCTCTCGGCCCCCTCGGTTGCAGAAGGCAACAAGGCCATGAACAAGGCCCAGGAGATCCTTCTGCAGGACCTCCCGGCTATCCCGCTGTGGTACCAGGTATCGCAGGGTGGCTGGAGCACCGGCGTCTCGAATGTTGACTACGGATGGGACGGCGTCCCGCTGTACTACAACATCACTGGCAAGTAA
- a CDS encoding polyphosphate kinase 2 family protein, with the protein MAAGVEFAKSPAEVLKVGPGFSLAGVDPQSTPGYPGAKADGKALLAAQDDRLAGLQEQLFAEGKFGSSKRLLLILQAMDTAGKGGIVSHVVGAMDPQGVHLAAFKAPTEEEKSHDFLWRIEKQAPAAGMVGVFDRSHYEDVLIHRVHAWADGEELERRYAAINDFEARLAEQGTTIVKVMLNISKDEQKERLIARLDDPAKHWKYSRGDLAERAYWDDYMAAYDIAFEKTSTEVAPWHVVPANKKWYARIAVQQLLLDALGGLGLDWPKADFDVAAERALVAAS; encoded by the coding sequence ATGGCTGCTGGAGTTGAGTTCGCCAAGAGTCCGGCCGAAGTTCTGAAGGTTGGCCCGGGCTTTTCGCTGGCTGGCGTTGACCCCCAATCCACTCCCGGCTACCCGGGGGCCAAGGCTGACGGAAAGGCGCTGCTCGCCGCCCAGGACGACCGGTTGGCCGGGCTGCAAGAGCAACTCTTCGCCGAGGGCAAGTTCGGCAGCTCCAAACGGCTCCTGCTGATCCTGCAGGCCATGGATACTGCGGGCAAGGGCGGGATTGTGAGCCATGTGGTGGGCGCCATGGACCCACAGGGCGTACACCTGGCCGCTTTTAAGGCACCCACGGAAGAGGAAAAGTCCCACGACTTCCTGTGGCGGATTGAGAAGCAGGCACCTGCTGCGGGCATGGTTGGCGTTTTCGACCGTTCGCATTACGAGGACGTCTTGATCCACCGCGTTCATGCCTGGGCGGATGGCGAGGAACTGGAGCGGCGGTATGCGGCAATCAACGATTTTGAGGCACGCCTTGCAGAGCAGGGCACCACTATCGTCAAGGTCATGCTGAACATCAGCAAGGACGAACAGAAAGAGCGTCTCATCGCCCGGCTTGACGATCCCGCCAAACACTGGAAGTACAGCCGGGGCGACCTCGCCGAGCGCGCCTACTGGGACGACTACATGGCGGCCTACGACATCGCTTTTGAGAAGACCTCAACGGAAGTTGCTCCCTGGCACGTCGTGCCGGCAAACAAGAAGTGGTACGCCAGGATCGCTGTTCAACAGCTGCTGCTGGACGCCCTCGGAGGCCTGGGGCTGGACTGGCCCAAGGCCGACTTCGACGTCGCCGCCGAACGCGCTCTGGTGGCAGCCTCCTAG
- the ychF gene encoding redox-regulated ATPase YchF, with protein MALTIGIVGLPNVGKSTLFNALTRNQVLAANYPFATIEPNVGVVNLPDPRLAKLAEIFGSQKLLPAPVSFVDIAGIVKGASEGEGLGNKFLANIREAEAIAQVVRVFDDPDVIHVDGKVDPRSDMETINTELILADLQTIENAIPRIEKEVKIKKRDAAELAAIKAAQTVLERGDTIFSSIKSDKLEMGHLKELGLLTAKPFIYVFNADEGILGDPAKQEELRAMVAPADAVFLDAKLESDLVELDEEEAREMLEMNGQSESGLDQLARVGFHTLGLQTYLTAGPKETRAWTIRQGDTAPQAAGVIHSDFQRGFIKAEVVSFDDLIEAGSMAEAKSRGKVRIEGKEYVMADGDVVEFRFNV; from the coding sequence GTGGCTCTTACTATTGGCATCGTCGGACTGCCCAACGTCGGCAAATCAACCCTTTTCAACGCACTGACCCGCAATCAGGTGCTCGCTGCGAACTACCCGTTCGCCACGATCGAGCCCAACGTAGGCGTCGTGAACCTGCCTGACCCCCGTCTGGCGAAGCTGGCCGAAATCTTCGGTTCGCAGAAATTGCTGCCCGCTCCCGTGTCTTTCGTGGACATCGCAGGCATCGTGAAGGGCGCGTCCGAAGGCGAAGGACTGGGCAACAAATTCCTGGCCAACATCCGCGAGGCTGAAGCCATCGCGCAGGTCGTCCGCGTTTTTGACGACCCCGATGTCATCCACGTCGACGGCAAGGTCGACCCGCGCTCCGATATGGAGACCATCAACACCGAGCTGATCCTCGCTGACCTTCAGACCATCGAAAACGCCATTCCGCGCATCGAAAAAGAAGTCAAGATCAAGAAGCGCGATGCCGCAGAGCTGGCAGCCATCAAGGCCGCCCAGACGGTGCTGGAACGTGGCGACACCATCTTCTCCTCCATCAAGAGCGACAAGCTCGAAATGGGCCACCTCAAGGAGCTTGGTCTCCTGACGGCCAAGCCGTTCATCTACGTCTTCAACGCCGACGAAGGCATCCTTGGCGATCCCGCCAAGCAGGAAGAACTGCGCGCCATGGTTGCCCCGGCCGACGCCGTCTTCCTCGACGCGAAGCTCGAATCCGACCTTGTCGAACTGGACGAGGAAGAAGCCCGGGAGATGCTGGAAATGAACGGCCAGTCCGAATCCGGCCTTGACCAGCTGGCTCGCGTCGGTTTCCACACGCTCGGCCTGCAGACCTACCTCACCGCCGGTCCCAAAGAAACCCGTGCATGGACCATCCGCCAGGGCGACACCGCGCCCCAGGCAGCAGGTGTGATCCACTCAGACTTCCAGCGCGGTTTCATCAAGGCCGAGGTGGTCTCCTTCGATGACCTCATCGAGGCGGGCTCCATGGCCGAAGCAAAGTCCCGTGGCAAGGTCCGCATCGAAGGCAAAGAGTATGTGATGGCCGACGGCGACGTGGTGGAGTTCCGCTTCAACGTCTAG
- a CDS encoding DNA recombination protein RmuC produces MDGFGLVLALLMLLVGAAVGLAAGYVAFRRRGAGLEEDFDAVSSRLSEVTAQLAAADAERRLLFTQNRELSAARNSDGSVLRALAPVAEKLTAVQQQVSLLERDRVEQYGQLAQQLQDARLSDEQLLRSTHALASALRSNSARGQWGEVQLRRVVEASGMLRHVDFHEQVHSGRTENTLRPDLVVQLPGGKQLVVDAKVPLASYLAAQEQLHGDGAFGESVALASNQDSKTLLAQHAKALKAHIDALATKKYWDIPGNSPELVICFLPAESILASALEADPALLEHALSRNVVLASPGTLLAVLKSVAFTWRQDVLTDSAHELFELSKQLYERMGTLGENVSKLGSSLKTSVDRYNAMVGTLEARVLPTARKLNTMDDAGLTAPPSVEAVPRALAAPELLENREDRDSAA; encoded by the coding sequence ATGGATGGATTTGGATTGGTTTTGGCCTTGCTGATGCTGCTGGTTGGCGCTGCGGTTGGTCTCGCTGCCGGCTACGTTGCCTTCCGACGCCGGGGCGCTGGCTTGGAAGAGGACTTCGACGCCGTCTCGTCGCGGCTTTCGGAGGTGACGGCGCAGTTGGCAGCGGCCGACGCCGAGCGGCGGCTTTTGTTTACGCAGAACCGCGAGTTGAGCGCGGCCAGGAACTCCGACGGCAGTGTTCTGCGGGCGTTGGCTCCCGTAGCCGAGAAACTTACGGCGGTACAGCAGCAGGTGTCATTGCTGGAGCGCGACCGCGTGGAGCAGTACGGACAGCTTGCCCAACAGCTGCAGGACGCACGCCTCTCCGATGAACAACTCCTCAGGTCGACCCACGCGCTGGCTTCCGCCCTTCGTTCCAACAGCGCGCGTGGCCAGTGGGGCGAGGTGCAACTTCGGCGCGTAGTGGAGGCGTCAGGGATGCTGCGGCACGTCGACTTCCACGAACAGGTGCATTCGGGCAGAACCGAGAATACGTTGCGGCCGGACCTCGTGGTTCAGCTGCCTGGCGGCAAGCAACTTGTGGTGGACGCCAAAGTACCGCTGGCCTCCTACCTCGCGGCCCAGGAGCAGTTGCATGGAGACGGGGCCTTCGGTGAATCGGTAGCCCTTGCCAGTAACCAGGACTCGAAGACACTCCTGGCACAGCACGCCAAAGCGCTCAAGGCCCACATCGATGCACTGGCAACCAAGAAGTACTGGGACATTCCGGGTAACTCCCCCGAGCTGGTGATCTGCTTCCTTCCGGCGGAGTCGATCCTGGCATCCGCCCTTGAGGCCGACCCGGCCTTGCTGGAGCACGCTCTGTCCCGGAACGTCGTACTTGCCTCCCCCGGCACGCTGCTGGCAGTCCTCAAATCAGTGGCCTTTACTTGGCGGCAGGATGTCCTCACGGACAGCGCCCACGAGCTGTTTGAGCTCTCCAAGCAGTTGTACGAACGGATGGGCACACTGGGCGAGAACGTCAGCAAGCTGGGAAGCTCTCTCAAGACCTCGGTTGATCGCTACAACGCCATGGTAGGCACCTTGGAAGCGCGGGTGCTCCCCACGGCCCGCAAGCTCAACACCATGGACGATGCCGGACTTACGGCCCCGCCGTCGGTGGAAGCCGTTCCCAGGGCGCTGGCTGCACCTGAGCTCCTTGAAAACAGGGAAGATCGGGATTCAGCAGCCTGA
- the xseA gene encoding exodeoxyribonuclease VII large subunit produces MSAEATPESTLPGTAAETSPDNPWPLQLLSRKLKAHIERAPAAWIEGQVIEMNRRGGNAFLTLRDVDAEISLPASVWSTVLDRQKIPLERGSRVVALVKADFWVKTGRLNMSVKDIRPVGLGDLLARIERLRQALAAEGLFADSRKRKLPLLPHRIGLITGRDSDAKKDVMRNAALRWPAVEFDVREVAVQGNTAVSQIITALKKLDADPQVDVIVLARGGGALEDLLPFSNEDLIRAVSAASTPVVSAIGHEADRPILDDVADLRASTPTDAAKRIVPDVAEELAMVRQAREHLRRGISRMVDREMDRLHSLKSRPVLASPATMVDARAEDIHRLQRRTHSAVSTAVVRALDQVHHLRAQVRALSPQKTLDRGYAVVQLVGEDQAGHHVVSTPDEAPDGTALAIRVAHGRFKAVSAGHGEILEP; encoded by the coding sequence ATGTCCGCTGAAGCGACGCCGGAATCAACCCTTCCCGGGACCGCTGCCGAAACCAGCCCGGACAATCCCTGGCCTCTGCAACTGCTGTCCCGGAAACTCAAAGCCCACATCGAGCGTGCACCGGCGGCGTGGATCGAGGGCCAGGTCATTGAAATGAACCGCAGGGGCGGCAACGCCTTCCTCACTCTCCGCGACGTCGACGCCGAGATTTCCCTGCCGGCCTCCGTATGGTCCACCGTGCTGGACCGGCAAAAAATTCCGTTGGAGCGCGGTTCACGGGTGGTGGCGCTGGTGAAGGCGGACTTCTGGGTCAAAACCGGGCGCCTGAACATGTCGGTCAAGGACATCAGACCGGTAGGCCTCGGTGACTTGCTCGCGAGAATTGAAAGGCTGCGCCAAGCCTTGGCAGCTGAAGGCCTGTTTGCCGATTCCCGGAAGAGGAAGCTGCCGCTGCTCCCCCACCGCATTGGCCTGATCACCGGCAGGGACTCGGACGCCAAGAAAGATGTCATGCGTAATGCCGCCCTGCGGTGGCCCGCAGTGGAGTTCGATGTCAGGGAGGTGGCCGTCCAGGGCAACACCGCTGTTTCCCAGATCATTACCGCTTTGAAGAAACTTGATGCCGATCCCCAGGTGGACGTCATCGTACTGGCCCGTGGTGGCGGCGCATTGGAAGACCTCCTGCCGTTCAGCAACGAGGACCTTATTCGCGCGGTCTCGGCGGCAAGCACCCCGGTGGTCAGCGCCATCGGCCATGAAGCCGACAGGCCAATCCTCGACGATGTTGCGGACCTCCGCGCTTCCACGCCCACGGATGCCGCCAAGAGGATCGTTCCGGACGTCGCAGAAGAACTGGCCATGGTCCGGCAAGCGAGGGAGCACCTGCGCCGCGGCATCAGCCGCATGGTGGACCGCGAAATGGACAGGCTTCATTCCCTGAAATCACGCCCCGTCCTTGCCTCCCCGGCAACCATGGTGGACGCCCGCGCCGAGGATATCCATCGGCTGCAGCGCAGAACACATTCAGCGGTCAGCACGGCCGTTGTGAGGGCACTGGACCAAGTGCATCACCTGCGGGCCCAGGTCCGGGCACTGTCACCCCAGAAAACCTTGGACCGCGGTTACGCCGTTGTCCAGCTCGTTGGAGAGGACCAGGCAGGGCACCATGTGGTCAGCACTCCCGATGAGGCTCCGGACGGGACTGCACTCGCCATTCGGGTAGCCCACGGACGATTCAAGGCCGTCTCCGCCGGCCATGGGGAAATCCTGGAGCCCTGA
- a CDS encoding ABC transporter permease: MATYILKRFLQLIPVFLGATLLVYFLVFSLPGDPIAALFGDKPVNEAVAAKLRAQYNLDQPFIVQYLLYLKSIFTFDLGQDFSGRPIAAVLGEVFPVTARLAVMALIFEGVFGIAFGLIAGLRKGKLFDGTVLIASLIVIGIPIFVLGFLLQFFIGVQLGWAKPTVSSAATIPDLILPAIVLGLASFAYVLRLTRTSVIENMNADYVRTATAKGLSRFRVVNVHILRNSLIPVVTFLGADLGALMGGAIVTEGIFNVPGVGNRLYRAVLSGEGPTVVSIVTVLVLVYCVSNLIVDLLYAWLDPRIRYDA, translated from the coding sequence ATGGCCACATACATCCTGAAAAGATTCCTCCAGCTGATTCCCGTCTTCCTGGGGGCCACCCTCCTTGTGTATTTCCTGGTCTTCAGCCTCCCGGGCGACCCCATTGCGGCACTTTTTGGGGACAAGCCTGTCAATGAAGCCGTCGCGGCAAAGCTCAGGGCGCAATACAACCTGGACCAGCCGTTTATCGTTCAATACTTGCTCTACCTCAAGAGCATTTTTACGTTTGATCTGGGCCAGGACTTCTCCGGGCGTCCCATCGCTGCCGTCCTTGGCGAAGTGTTCCCGGTTACGGCCCGCCTGGCTGTCATGGCACTGATCTTTGAAGGTGTTTTTGGCATTGCGTTTGGTCTCATCGCAGGTCTGCGCAAGGGCAAGCTTTTTGACGGCACTGTCCTGATCGCTTCGTTGATCGTCATCGGTATCCCGATTTTCGTGCTCGGTTTCCTTTTGCAGTTCTTTATCGGCGTCCAGCTGGGGTGGGCTAAACCTACCGTGAGTTCGGCTGCGACCATACCGGACCTTATTCTTCCGGCGATCGTCCTGGGGCTGGCCTCTTTCGCCTACGTTTTGAGACTGACCAGAACCAGTGTTATCGAGAACATGAACGCCGACTACGTTCGGACGGCCACTGCCAAGGGGCTTTCCCGTTTCCGTGTGGTCAACGTGCACATTCTGCGCAACTCACTGATCCCCGTTGTCACGTTCCTGGGTGCTGACCTTGGCGCCCTTATGGGTGGCGCGATCGTCACCGAAGGTATCTTCAACGTACCTGGCGTAGGCAACAGGTTGTACCGGGCAGTCCTGTCCGGCGAAGGACCTACCGTGGTATCGATCGTCACAGTTCTGGTGCTTGTCTACTGTGTCTCGAACCTGATTGTTGACCTTTTGTACGCCTGGCTTGACCCGAGGATCCGCTATGACGCCTGA
- a CDS encoding exodeoxyribonuclease VII small subunit, with protein MTDNNPSAPGTDPLDSLSYEEAREQLVAVVSRLEAGGASLEESLALWERGEALAKRCEDWLEGARKRLATARDAGNDAGAAAGSD; from the coding sequence ATGACCGACAACAATCCATCAGCTCCCGGGACCGATCCCCTGGACTCACTGAGCTACGAAGAAGCCCGCGAACAACTGGTCGCCGTCGTCAGTCGGCTCGAGGCCGGAGGGGCCAGCCTCGAAGAGTCCCTGGCCCTCTGGGAACGCGGCGAGGCCCTCGCAAAACGCTGCGAGGACTGGCTGGAAGGCGCCCGCAAGCGCCTGGCTACCGCCCGCGACGCAGGGAACGACGCCGGAGCTGCCGCCGGCTCCGACTGA
- a CDS encoding 4-hydroxy-3-methylbut-2-enyl diphosphate reductase produces the protein MTSTAVSIPMPTVPRRRRSPEEVQAAAPVTGPKKVLLAAPRGYCAGVDRAVIAVEKALEHYGPPVYVRKQIVHNVHVVSSLEEQGAIFVEETDEVPEGALVIFSAHGVSPAVVQSAEDRGLRTIDATCPLVTKVHKEAVRFAKEDYDILLIGHEGHEEVEGTAGEAPEHIQIINGPHEVDKVTVRDPEKTIWLSQTTLSVDETMETVRLLKDRFPTLQDPPSDDICYATTNRQVAIKKIAPQADLVIVVGSANSSNSVRLVEVALEYGAKSSYRVDFANEVDESWFEGVATVGVTSGASVPEVLVQDVLRLLADYGYGEVQEVVTAEEDLLFSLPKELRATLKKAGDVTRALGGRGNRPSS, from the coding sequence ATGACCAGCACAGCAGTTTCCATCCCGATGCCAACGGTGCCCCGCAGACGGCGATCTCCGGAAGAGGTTCAGGCAGCGGCTCCCGTGACGGGTCCCAAGAAGGTCCTGCTGGCAGCTCCGCGCGGCTACTGTGCCGGTGTCGACAGGGCTGTCATCGCTGTTGAGAAGGCCCTGGAGCACTACGGGCCGCCTGTCTATGTCCGGAAGCAGATCGTCCACAATGTCCATGTGGTCAGCTCCCTGGAAGAACAGGGTGCCATTTTCGTGGAGGAAACTGACGAAGTTCCCGAGGGCGCCTTGGTGATCTTCTCGGCACACGGCGTTTCCCCCGCTGTTGTCCAGTCGGCTGAGGACCGTGGCCTGCGCACCATCGATGCCACCTGCCCCTTGGTCACCAAAGTCCATAAAGAGGCTGTGCGCTTCGCCAAGGAAGACTACGACATCCTGCTCATCGGCCACGAGGGCCACGAGGAAGTCGAAGGTACGGCCGGCGAAGCTCCCGAGCACATCCAGATCATCAACGGCCCCCACGAGGTAGACAAGGTCACCGTCCGCGACCCAGAGAAGACCATCTGGCTTTCGCAGACCACGCTGAGTGTGGACGAGACCATGGAAACGGTCCGTCTGCTGAAGGACCGCTTCCCGACGTTGCAGGATCCGCCCAGCGACGATATCTGCTACGCCACCACCAACCGCCAGGTAGCCATCAAGAAGATCGCTCCGCAGGCCGACCTGGTGATCGTTGTGGGTTCAGCAAACTCCTCCAACTCAGTACGCCTGGTTGAAGTTGCTCTCGAATACGGAGCCAAGAGTTCATATCGCGTCGACTTCGCGAACGAAGTGGACGAATCCTGGTTCGAAGGCGTGGCTACCGTAGGCGTGACCTCCGGGGCCTCCGTTCCTGAAGTCCTGGTGCAGGACGTCCTGCGACTGCTCGCGGACTATGGTTATGGCGAAGTCCAGGAAGTTGTCACGGCAGAGGAAGACCTCCTCTTCTCGCTGCCCAAGGAATTGCGTGCAACCTTGAAGAAGGCGGGCGACGTCACGCGTGCCCTGGGCGGGCGCGGAAACCGCCCCTCATCCTAG